In Trifolium pratense cultivar HEN17-A07 linkage group LG7, ARS_RC_1.1, whole genome shotgun sequence, a genomic segment contains:
- the LOC123899894 gene encoding ABC transporter C family member 3-like isoform X2, translating into MLFVLSSTSLIMKLDTDFLLKPIFLHGLSSILHVLLLVALLVSWVWKKTTTCVVINNDFKETPNNTWFKVTKFSCIGFSSFNFLLFIFNYFYWSEENVVTLFDLALKTVTWCVVFVCLHKGFSFFFSSGQRKRTTFSFFFRAWCVFYLFVSCYCFVIDIVVLYENHIELRIQCMVSVVVSFCVGLFFCYVGYCVKNETEEEGDTTLQEPLLNGNETKGSDTVTPFSNATILSLLTFTWVGPLIAFGNKKTIDLEDVPQLDSGYSVVGAFPTFRDKVEADCGAINRLTTMKLVKSLIISGWKEILITAFLALADTCASYVGPYLIESFVQYLDGKRLYENQGYVMVSAFIFSKLVECFAKRHWFFRLKLLGIRIRALLVTMIYDKALTLSCQSRQCHTSGEIINFITVDVERVSNFSWYMHELWILALKVTLALLILYKNLGLASVAAFFTTIIVMLANIPFGSLQEKFQNKLMESKDTRMKSTSETLRNMRILKLQGWEMKFLSKIIELRNAEQGWLKKILFTKAIATFFFESSDTLVCVVTFGTCMLIGIPLESGKILSALATLGILTGPIYNLPDVISAIAQTKVSLDRITSFLRLDDLQFDVVEKLPVGSSDTSIEMVDGNFSWDLSSPTPTLQNINLKVFHGMKVAVCGTVGSGKSTLLSCVLGEVPKISGILKVCGKKAYVAQSPWIQSGKIEDNILFGEHMVRERYEKVLDACSLKKDLEILSFGDQTVIGERGINLSGGQKQRIQIARALYQDADIYLFDDPFSAVDAHTGSHLFKECLLGALSSKTVVYVTHQVEFLPAADLILVMKDGKITQSGKYVELVNIATDFMELIGAHREALSTLESFDGGKTSNEKSTLEQEVNISDIREEANKEVKNGKADDKGEPKGQLVKEEEREKGKVGFSVYWKYITTAYGGVFVPFILLAQILYKTLLIGSDYWIMLKTPISADVKPPVEETTLIEVYVGLAIGSSLCALVIELLLVIVGYKTATILFNKMHLCIFRAPMSFFDSTPSGRILNRASTDQSSVDTTIPYRIGSFSFIVISLLGTIAVISEVAWQVFIVFVPVMAVSIWYQQYYLPSARELSRLIGICRAPMIQYFEETISGTSTIRSFDQQSRFHETNMKLSDEFFRPMFNIAAAMEWLSFRIDILSSIIFAFSLIFLISIPPGIINPSIAGLAVTYGLTLNMVQSVAIWNLGNLESNIISVERILQYTTILSEPPLVLEEENRPDPSWPAYGKVDLRNLQVRYAAHLPLVLRGLTCTFHGGLKTGIVGRTGSGKSTLIQTLFRLIEPTAGEVIIDSINISSIGLHDLRSRLSIIPQDPTMFEGTVRSNLDPLEEYTDEQIWEALDKCQLGDEVRKKGKLDSSVSENGENWSMGQRQLVCLGRVLLKKSKILVLDEATASVDTATDNLIQQTLREHFTDSTVITIAHRITSVLDSDMVLLLSQGLIEEYDSPTTLLEDKSSSFAKLVAEYTMRSNSKFREIC; encoded by the exons atgttgtttgttttgtcTTCCACCTCACTGATCATGAAACTTGACActgattttcttttaaaaccCATTTTCCTACATGGGTTATCTAGCATACTTCATGTACTATTGCTTGTGGCTCTTTTAGTCTCATGGGTTTGGAAAAAAACTACAACTTGTGTTGTGATCAATAATGATTTTAAGGAGACACCCAACAACACTTGGTTTAAAGTGACAAAGTTTTCTTGTATtggtttttcttctttcaattttcttttgtttatcTTTAATTACTTTTATTGGTCAGAAGAAAATGTTGTTACCCTTTTTGATTTAGCTCTCAAAACAGTTACTTGGTGTGTTGTTTTTGTATGTTTACATAAAGGATTCTCCTTTTTCTTCAGTTCAGgtcaaagaaaaagaacaacGTTTTCATTCTTCTTTAGAGCTTGGTGTGTTTTTTATCTCTTTGTTTCTTGTTATTGCTTTGTGATCGACATTGTTGTTTTGTATGAAAATCATATTGAGTTAAGGATTCAATGCATGGTTTCTGTTGTGGTATCCTTTTGTGTTGGTTTGTTCTTCTGTTATGTgggatattgtgtgaaaaaTGAGACTGAAGAAGAAGGTGATACAACTCTTCAAGAACCTCTTTTGAATGGTAATGAGACTAAAGGGAGTGACACTGTTACTCCCTTTTCAAATGCTACAATTCTAAGCCTTCTCACCTTCACTTGGGTCGGTCCACTCATTGCATTTGGCAATAAGAAGACCATTGACCTTGAAGATGTTCCTCAGCTAGATAGTGGTTATAGTGTGGTTGGAGCTTTTCCAACTTTCAGAGACAAAGTTGAAGCTGATTGTGGTGCAATCAATAGATTAACAACAATGAAGTTGGTTAAGTCATTGATAATCTCAGGGTGGAAAGAGATTCTTATCACTGCTTTTCTTGCATTGGCAGACACTTGTGCTTCTTAtgttggtccttatcttattgaGTCTTTTGTTCAATACCTTGATGGAAAAAGGCTATATGAGAATCAAGGCTATGTTATGGTTTCTGCTTTTATATTTTCAAAGCTCGTAGAATGCTTCGCAAAAAGACATTGGTTCTTTAGGTTGAAGCTACTCGGAATTCGAATCCGAGCACTGCTTGTAACTATGATATATGATAAAGCCTTAACACTTTCATGTCAATCAAGGCAGTGTCACACTTCTGGAgaaataatcaatttcattaccGTTGATGTCGAAAGAGTTAGTAATTTCAGTTGGTACATGCATGAGTTGTGGATATTAGCTTTGAAAGTTACATTGGCATTGTTGATTTTGTATAAAAACCTTGGGCTTGCTTCAGTCGCTGCTTTTTTTACAACCATCATTGTTATGTTGGCAAATATTCCATTTGGATCATTACAAGAGAAGTTTCAAAATAAGTTGATGGAGTCAAAGGATACTAGAATGAAGAGCACATCTGAAACTTTAAGGAACATGAGGATCCTCAAACTACAAGGATGGGAAATGAAGTTTCTATCGAAAATAATTGAGCTCAGGAATGCCGAACAAGGctggttaaaaaaaattctttttaccaAAGCCATCGCTACATTTTTCTTTGAGAGTTCAGATACGCTTGTATGTGTGGTTACATTTGGTACTTGTATGCTCATAGGGATCCCACTTGAATCAGGGAAGATTCTGTCAGCACTTGCAACACTCGGGATTCTTACTGGGCCTATTTATAATCTTCCGGATGTAATTTCAGCGATAGCACAAACTAAAGTTTCCCTTGATAGGATCACGTCCTTCCTTCGTCTTGATGACTTGCAGTTTGATGTTGTCGAAAAGCTTCCTGTAGGAAGTTCTGATACTTCAATTGAAATGGTTGATGGGAATTTTTCTTGGGATTTATCTTCACCTACTCCAACTTTGCAGAACATAAACCTCAAAGTTTTTCATGGCATGAAGGTTGCTGTTTGCGGTACTGTTGGATCGGGCAAGTCTACTTTACTTTCATGTGTATTGGGAGAAGTACCAAAGATATCAGGTATCCTTAAAGTTTGTGGGAAAAAGGCCTATGTTGCTCAATCACCATGGATTCAAAGTGGCAAGATAGAGGATAATATATTGTTTGGTGAACACATGGTTAGGGAAAGGTATGAGAAGGTACTTGACGCATGTTCCCTGAAGAAAGATCTCGAAATCCTGTCATTTGGTGATCAGACGGTTATAGGCGAGCGAGGAATTAATTTGAGTGGTGGACAGAAACAAAGAATACAAATTGCTCGTGCTCTTTATCAAGATGCTGATATATATCTATTTGATGATCCTTTTAGTGCTGTGGATGCTCATACAGGATCTCACCTTTTTAAG GAATGCTTGCTGGGTGCTTTAAGTTCAAAAACAGTTGTTTATGTTACTCATCAAGTGGAGTTCTTACCTGCTGCTGACCTTATATTG GTCATGAAAGATGGAAAAATTACTCAAAGTGGAAAGTATGTCGAGCTTGTTAACATTGCAACCGATTTTATGGAACTTATTGGGGCACACAGAGAAGCTTTGTCTACACTTGAATCATTTGATGGAGGAAAAACATCTAATGAAAAAAGTACATTAGAACAAGAAGTAAATATCTCTGATATTCGTGAAGAGGCAAACAAAGAAGTGAAAAATGGTAAAGCAGATGATAAAGGTGAACCGAAAGGCCAACTtgttaaagaagaagaaagggaGAAAGGTAAAGTTGGGTTTTCAGTCTATTGGAAGTATATCACAACTGCATATGGAGGAGTTTTCGTACCATTCATATTATTAGCTCAGATTCTTTACAAAACTCTTCTAATTGGAAGCGACTATTGGATTATGTTGAAAACTCCCATATCAGCAGATGTGAAGCCACCTGTTGAAGAAACGACTCTTATTGAAGTCTATGTTGGTTTGGCCATAGGAAGTTCTTTATGCGCTCTTGTTATAGAATTGTTACTTGTTATAGTTGGTTATAAGACAGCTACTATACTCTTCAATAAAATGCACTTGTGCATCTTTCGCGCCCCCATGTCATTTTTCGATTCTACTCCAAGTGGAAGAATCCTTAATAGA GCTTCTACTGACCAAAGTTCAGTGGATACAACCATTCCTTATCGAATTGGCTCATTTTCCTTTATTGTGATCTCGCTTCTGGGAACTATAGCAGTGATATCTGAGGTTGCATGGCAAGTTTTCATTGTCTTTGTACCCGTGATGGCAGTCAGCATTTGGTATCAg CAATATTATTTACCATCAGCCCGTGAACTGTCACGTTTAATTGGAATATGCAGAGCCCCGATGATTCAATACTTTGAGGAAACAATTTCAGGTACTTCAACCATTAGAAGCTTTGATCAACAGTCAAGATTTCAtgaaacaaatatgaaattgtCTGACGAGTTTTTTCGACCAATGTTCAACATCGCTGCTGCTATGGAGTGGTTATCTTTCCGCATAGATATTTTATCTTCCATCATATTTGCCTTTTCCTTGATATTCTTGATATCGATTCCACCTGGAATCATAAATCCAA GCATTGCTGGTCTAGCTGTTACTTATGGTCTAACTTTAAACATGGTACAATCTGTGGCGATATGGAATCTTGGTAACTTGGAGAGCAATATTATATCGGTAGAAAGGATCCTTCAATATACAACCATTCTTAGTGAGCCTCCCCTTGttttagaagaagaaaatagacCAGATCCTTCTTGGCCTGCATACGGCAAAGTTGATCTACGGAACTTGCAG GTACGATATGCTGCTCATCTTCCGCTTGTGTTGCGTGGCCTGACATGCACATTTCATGGAGGATTGAAAACTGGCATTGTTGGTAGAACAGGTAGCGGCAAATCAACTCTTATACAAACACTTTTCCGACTCATTGAACCTACTGCTGGGGAAGTTATCATTGACAGCATCAACATCTCTTCAATCGGACTGCATGATTTGAGGTCTCGACTAAGCATTATTCCGCAAGATCCAACAATGTTTGAGGGGACGGTGAGAAGTAATTTGGACCCCCTTGAAGAGTACACTGATGaacaaatatgggag GCATTGGATAAGTGTCAACTCGGAGATGAAGTTAGAAAGAAAGGAAAGCTTGACTCTTCAG TTAGTGAAAATGGTGAGAATTGGAGCATGGGTCAGAGGCAGTTGGTTTGCCTAGGTAGGGTTCTATTAAAGAAGAGCAAGATTTTGGTGCTTGATGAAGCCACTGCATCAGTTGATACAGCTACAGATAATTTGATTCAACAAACTCTTAGGGAACATTTCACAGACTCTACTGTCATTACCATTGCACACCGAATAACTTCTGTTCTTGACAGTGATATGGTTCTACTTCTTAGTCAAG GACTTATTGAGGAGTATGACTCCCCAACCACATTGCTCGAGGATAAGTCATCATCTTTTGCTAAGCTTGTTGCAGAGTATACCATGAGATCCAACtcaaaatttagagaaattTGTTGA
- the LOC123899894 gene encoding ABC transporter C family member 3-like isoform X1 codes for MLFVLSSTSLIMKLDTDFLLKPIFLHGLSSILHVLLLVALLVSWVWKKTTTCVVINNDFKETPNNTWFKVTKFSCIGFSSFNFLLFIFNYFYWSEENVVTLFDLALKTVTWCVVFVCLHKGFSFFFSSGQRKRTTFSFFFRAWCVFYLFVSCYCFVIDIVVLYENHIELRIQCMVSVVVSFCVGLFFCYVGYCVKNETEEEGDTTLQEPLLNGNETKGSDTVTPFSNATILSLLTFTWVGPLIAFGNKKTIDLEDVPQLDSGYSVVGAFPTFRDKVEADCGAINRLTTMKLVKSLIISGWKEILITAFLALADTCASYVGPYLIESFVQYLDGKRLYENQGYVMVSAFIFSKLVECFAKRHWFFRLKLLGIRIRALLVTMIYDKALTLSCQSRQCHTSGEIINFITVDVERVSNFSWYMHELWILALKVTLALLILYKNLGLASVAAFFTTIIVMLANIPFGSLQEKFQNKLMESKDTRMKSTSETLRNMRILKLQGWEMKFLSKIIELRNAEQGWLKKILFTKAIATFFFESSDTLVCVVTFGTCMLIGIPLESGKILSALATLGILTGPIYNLPDVISAIAQTKVSLDRITSFLRLDDLQFDVVEKLPVGSSDTSIEMVDGNFSWDLSSPTPTLQNINLKVFHGMKVAVCGTVGSGKSTLLSCVLGEVPKISGILKVCGKKAYVAQSPWIQSGKIEDNILFGEHMVRERYEKVLDACSLKKDLEILSFGDQTVIGERGINLSGGQKQRIQIARALYQDADIYLFDDPFSAVDAHTGSHLFKECLLGALSSKTVVYVTHQVEFLPAADLILVMKDGKITQSGKYVELVNIATDFMELIGAHREALSTLESFDGGKTSNEKSTLEQEVNISDIREEANKEVKNGKADDKGEPKGQLVKEEEREKGKVGFSVYWKYITTAYGGVFVPFILLAQILYKTLLIGSDYWIMLKTPISADVKPPVEETTLIEVYVGLAIGSSLCALVIELLLVIVGYKTATILFNKMHLCIFRAPMSFFDSTPSGRILNRASTDQSSVDTTIPYRIGSFSFIVISLLGTIAVISEVAWQVFIVFVPVMAVSIWYQQYYLPSARELSRLIGICRAPMIQYFEETISDILSSIIFAFSLIFLISIPPGIINPSIAGLAVTYGLTLNMVQSVAIWNLGNLESNIISVERILQYTTILSEPPLVLEEENRPDPSWPAYGKVDLRNLQVRYAAHLPLVLRGLTCTFHGGLKTGIVGRTGSGKSTLIQTLFRLIEPTAGEVIIDSINISSIGLHDLRSRLSIIPQDPTMFEGTVRSNLDPLEEYTDEQIWEALDKCQLGDEVRKKGKLDSSVSENGENWSMGQRQLVCLGRVLLKKSKILVLDEATASVDTATDNLIQQTLREHFTDSTVITIAHRITSVLDSDMVLLLSQGLIEEYDSPTTLLEDKSSSFAKLVAEYTMRSNSKFREIC; via the exons atgttgtttgttttgtcTTCCACCTCACTGATCATGAAACTTGACActgattttcttttaaaaccCATTTTCCTACATGGGTTATCTAGCATACTTCATGTACTATTGCTTGTGGCTCTTTTAGTCTCATGGGTTTGGAAAAAAACTACAACTTGTGTTGTGATCAATAATGATTTTAAGGAGACACCCAACAACACTTGGTTTAAAGTGACAAAGTTTTCTTGTATtggtttttcttctttcaattttcttttgtttatcTTTAATTACTTTTATTGGTCAGAAGAAAATGTTGTTACCCTTTTTGATTTAGCTCTCAAAACAGTTACTTGGTGTGTTGTTTTTGTATGTTTACATAAAGGATTCTCCTTTTTCTTCAGTTCAGgtcaaagaaaaagaacaacGTTTTCATTCTTCTTTAGAGCTTGGTGTGTTTTTTATCTCTTTGTTTCTTGTTATTGCTTTGTGATCGACATTGTTGTTTTGTATGAAAATCATATTGAGTTAAGGATTCAATGCATGGTTTCTGTTGTGGTATCCTTTTGTGTTGGTTTGTTCTTCTGTTATGTgggatattgtgtgaaaaaTGAGACTGAAGAAGAAGGTGATACAACTCTTCAAGAACCTCTTTTGAATGGTAATGAGACTAAAGGGAGTGACACTGTTACTCCCTTTTCAAATGCTACAATTCTAAGCCTTCTCACCTTCACTTGGGTCGGTCCACTCATTGCATTTGGCAATAAGAAGACCATTGACCTTGAAGATGTTCCTCAGCTAGATAGTGGTTATAGTGTGGTTGGAGCTTTTCCAACTTTCAGAGACAAAGTTGAAGCTGATTGTGGTGCAATCAATAGATTAACAACAATGAAGTTGGTTAAGTCATTGATAATCTCAGGGTGGAAAGAGATTCTTATCACTGCTTTTCTTGCATTGGCAGACACTTGTGCTTCTTAtgttggtccttatcttattgaGTCTTTTGTTCAATACCTTGATGGAAAAAGGCTATATGAGAATCAAGGCTATGTTATGGTTTCTGCTTTTATATTTTCAAAGCTCGTAGAATGCTTCGCAAAAAGACATTGGTTCTTTAGGTTGAAGCTACTCGGAATTCGAATCCGAGCACTGCTTGTAACTATGATATATGATAAAGCCTTAACACTTTCATGTCAATCAAGGCAGTGTCACACTTCTGGAgaaataatcaatttcattaccGTTGATGTCGAAAGAGTTAGTAATTTCAGTTGGTACATGCATGAGTTGTGGATATTAGCTTTGAAAGTTACATTGGCATTGTTGATTTTGTATAAAAACCTTGGGCTTGCTTCAGTCGCTGCTTTTTTTACAACCATCATTGTTATGTTGGCAAATATTCCATTTGGATCATTACAAGAGAAGTTTCAAAATAAGTTGATGGAGTCAAAGGATACTAGAATGAAGAGCACATCTGAAACTTTAAGGAACATGAGGATCCTCAAACTACAAGGATGGGAAATGAAGTTTCTATCGAAAATAATTGAGCTCAGGAATGCCGAACAAGGctggttaaaaaaaattctttttaccaAAGCCATCGCTACATTTTTCTTTGAGAGTTCAGATACGCTTGTATGTGTGGTTACATTTGGTACTTGTATGCTCATAGGGATCCCACTTGAATCAGGGAAGATTCTGTCAGCACTTGCAACACTCGGGATTCTTACTGGGCCTATTTATAATCTTCCGGATGTAATTTCAGCGATAGCACAAACTAAAGTTTCCCTTGATAGGATCACGTCCTTCCTTCGTCTTGATGACTTGCAGTTTGATGTTGTCGAAAAGCTTCCTGTAGGAAGTTCTGATACTTCAATTGAAATGGTTGATGGGAATTTTTCTTGGGATTTATCTTCACCTACTCCAACTTTGCAGAACATAAACCTCAAAGTTTTTCATGGCATGAAGGTTGCTGTTTGCGGTACTGTTGGATCGGGCAAGTCTACTTTACTTTCATGTGTATTGGGAGAAGTACCAAAGATATCAGGTATCCTTAAAGTTTGTGGGAAAAAGGCCTATGTTGCTCAATCACCATGGATTCAAAGTGGCAAGATAGAGGATAATATATTGTTTGGTGAACACATGGTTAGGGAAAGGTATGAGAAGGTACTTGACGCATGTTCCCTGAAGAAAGATCTCGAAATCCTGTCATTTGGTGATCAGACGGTTATAGGCGAGCGAGGAATTAATTTGAGTGGTGGACAGAAACAAAGAATACAAATTGCTCGTGCTCTTTATCAAGATGCTGATATATATCTATTTGATGATCCTTTTAGTGCTGTGGATGCTCATACAGGATCTCACCTTTTTAAG GAATGCTTGCTGGGTGCTTTAAGTTCAAAAACAGTTGTTTATGTTACTCATCAAGTGGAGTTCTTACCTGCTGCTGACCTTATATTG GTCATGAAAGATGGAAAAATTACTCAAAGTGGAAAGTATGTCGAGCTTGTTAACATTGCAACCGATTTTATGGAACTTATTGGGGCACACAGAGAAGCTTTGTCTACACTTGAATCATTTGATGGAGGAAAAACATCTAATGAAAAAAGTACATTAGAACAAGAAGTAAATATCTCTGATATTCGTGAAGAGGCAAACAAAGAAGTGAAAAATGGTAAAGCAGATGATAAAGGTGAACCGAAAGGCCAACTtgttaaagaagaagaaagggaGAAAGGTAAAGTTGGGTTTTCAGTCTATTGGAAGTATATCACAACTGCATATGGAGGAGTTTTCGTACCATTCATATTATTAGCTCAGATTCTTTACAAAACTCTTCTAATTGGAAGCGACTATTGGATTATGTTGAAAACTCCCATATCAGCAGATGTGAAGCCACCTGTTGAAGAAACGACTCTTATTGAAGTCTATGTTGGTTTGGCCATAGGAAGTTCTTTATGCGCTCTTGTTATAGAATTGTTACTTGTTATAGTTGGTTATAAGACAGCTACTATACTCTTCAATAAAATGCACTTGTGCATCTTTCGCGCCCCCATGTCATTTTTCGATTCTACTCCAAGTGGAAGAATCCTTAATAGA GCTTCTACTGACCAAAGTTCAGTGGATACAACCATTCCTTATCGAATTGGCTCATTTTCCTTTATTGTGATCTCGCTTCTGGGAACTATAGCAGTGATATCTGAGGTTGCATGGCAAGTTTTCATTGTCTTTGTACCCGTGATGGCAGTCAGCATTTGGTATCAg CAATATTATTTACCATCAGCCCGTGAACTGTCACGTTTAATTGGAATATGCAGAGCCCCGATGATTCAATACTTTGAGGAAACAATTTCAG ATATTTTATCTTCCATCATATTTGCCTTTTCCTTGATATTCTTGATATCGATTCCACCTGGAATCATAAATCCAA GCATTGCTGGTCTAGCTGTTACTTATGGTCTAACTTTAAACATGGTACAATCTGTGGCGATATGGAATCTTGGTAACTTGGAGAGCAATATTATATCGGTAGAAAGGATCCTTCAATATACAACCATTCTTAGTGAGCCTCCCCTTGttttagaagaagaaaatagacCAGATCCTTCTTGGCCTGCATACGGCAAAGTTGATCTACGGAACTTGCAG GTACGATATGCTGCTCATCTTCCGCTTGTGTTGCGTGGCCTGACATGCACATTTCATGGAGGATTGAAAACTGGCATTGTTGGTAGAACAGGTAGCGGCAAATCAACTCTTATACAAACACTTTTCCGACTCATTGAACCTACTGCTGGGGAAGTTATCATTGACAGCATCAACATCTCTTCAATCGGACTGCATGATTTGAGGTCTCGACTAAGCATTATTCCGCAAGATCCAACAATGTTTGAGGGGACGGTGAGAAGTAATTTGGACCCCCTTGAAGAGTACACTGATGaacaaatatgggag GCATTGGATAAGTGTCAACTCGGAGATGAAGTTAGAAAGAAAGGAAAGCTTGACTCTTCAG TTAGTGAAAATGGTGAGAATTGGAGCATGGGTCAGAGGCAGTTGGTTTGCCTAGGTAGGGTTCTATTAAAGAAGAGCAAGATTTTGGTGCTTGATGAAGCCACTGCATCAGTTGATACAGCTACAGATAATTTGATTCAACAAACTCTTAGGGAACATTTCACAGACTCTACTGTCATTACCATTGCACACCGAATAACTTCTGTTCTTGACAGTGATATGGTTCTACTTCTTAGTCAAG GACTTATTGAGGAGTATGACTCCCCAACCACATTGCTCGAGGATAAGTCATCATCTTTTGCTAAGCTTGTTGCAGAGTATACCATGAGATCCAACtcaaaatttagagaaattTGTTGA